A window of Cervus elaphus chromosome 23, mCerEla1.1, whole genome shotgun sequence genomic DNA:
TTGCCTGTGCCCTACTGCCGATCATCCAGGgtgaaaattttgcattttttggtCACAGGTATTTAacctccgtttttttttttttttttttattgttgttgtttttaaacctctgttttgaaaaacatttggGGGACTTTTTTCCACCACAGATCCATGGTTAACGTTGTCCTCTGTGTCTTCTGGGATGTGTGCCTTTGTTTTAGTTTGGTTTTGATGTTTCACCACTGCTTGAAAGAATGATGGATTCAGTATGGTTAGAGCTCTTCTCAAATGAGAAAGTCAGACTGAAAGAAGTCCTAGTAGGGACCGAAAAGATGGAAAGGCCTAGTGCTGAAATGAATGGAAACCTCTCCTTCAGGAGTGTGTAGATCCTAGGCTTCTCTTGGTatcttctcttttgaaaatagCCCCAGCATGTTGGGTAACTCTGACCAGCCACGGCTCTTACAATTGGCCAGTCTGTACAATCAtctgactttttttcccttttaggcAGAAAGCATTAAGATTTGTAAAATCAAGACTCTAGCAGCAACGTatatcccatttatttttaaaattaaaaaggatatAAAGAGTATGTATTTCTTAAGCTAATCTGTAGGATTTTAAGGTTAAATCATAAATATCAGAATTCTGTCTGCCTCTTACTCAGTTTGACCTTTGGCAACTTCCTTGGGTTTCTGAATTAAGtttcttcctctgggaagccGGAATGATAATGGCTCcatttctgaggattaaatgaataataacCATAAATTACTTGGTATTAATTATGGTAAGGACTCAGTACATTTTGGCtcctgtattatatatatttacagatacgattgagcaaaaaaaaaaaaaaaagaaaaatcaaagtatcCATTATCCCAGATAATCCTTCAGAATTTTGATGTGGCTCCATAGTATTTTTGCATGTTGGGatcctattttatatttcttcctaatTTTCCCCCCACTTAAACTATTGCTATGGAGATCTGTAATCGCTGCAAGATGATTTTGTCAATTCCTTTTAAGAGAAGaattatttctatctttttttctgttataaaagcACTTTGATGACATTTTTGTAGAAAATTTAGTATACATTTCTTATAAATTTCTTAAGGACCACATATCCAGAATTTAGGTTAATGACATACACATTGATAGAGCACTTGATAGAAATTTCCAAATCACCTTCAGTTTACACTCCAGCGGCAATGACCATGGAACTGAGTTTCCTTTGTTCATTGCTTGAAGATAGTTGCAAAAAATGTTCTTGATCAATACTGTCTACAAAATATAACTACGTAATGTCTACAGCAGTTCACAAACTTTTTACTCCTGGCATTGCTTTaatactgggttgaccaaaaggTTCGTTCAGGTGTTTCTGTAACATGGTATGGAGAAACCCAgacaaaccttttggccaacccaatacttctgGAAGCATTGAGGGGATCAACGAGATTTTATGTGTGGTTTATCCATcaatatttaccatattagaaaataaaactatgaaactttCAAGATACTTAACATTAATAATCCCCTTATATGCTGCTATAAAGAATACATACTTTATGCAAGACTGTATTTTCCCAAAAAAGCACTGTGAGAAGAGTGGCACTATTTTACACTTTGGCACACATTTGGTACACTCTGGCACACATGTCTGGCTTATTAGAAGGCAGCTAAGATTCTCTCTTTTGCATTCCAACTGTGCTGATAACCCATGACACACGTGGTGTATGGAAAACTCAACTATGCtctcctaaaaaaagaaaatgagagtttaaaagggaaacattttaacaatattctaaaAATGGCTTCAACCTCACAGACCACCTGAAAAGGTGACAGGAACTCCTGGAAGTCCCCAGACTATACCTTGAAAACTgctgataaatattaaatacatagtGACATCTATCTTTCAGGgaggaaaggaaatttaaattaatttcaagacATGGTGGAAATCAGTATTCCATCTTAGTCTGAATTATCTAGGATGTCTTGAAACACTGCTGATGTTGCTGCAAATCATTGAAAACCTACCATTTACAAATAAGTTAGCTATTATTCAACTAATGTAAGCTCTCCTTCGGTCTGTTTCATGATCATTGCTGTGTTTATGAGTTCTTGTGGACTTCTGATGTATTATGAATTTCATTGAATAGTTATTGTCatgtttttcttccccaaatgtaGTATGGGATCTTATATTGCTTTTTTTACTGCACtacatctgaaagaaaaatataatctagaaccagaacatttatttgtgtcaAGTGCAAGCCCTCCTCATGTaagtaatttcattttccttagggagggtggtgggaaggaTGGAAGTGCAGTGGGGAAATCAagtcattgttttcctttctgatgaGTTTTGATCACCAGTAGACATGGTGATGAATAAAAGATACTATTGGTTAATGAAACACTCACAaatctctttcactgtcatcttcTCATCTTTGCTCTGAAATGCACTTTAACTGTTTCCTGGTCAGTGCCTGCACTGGCCCAGGCATCTCCGATGAAAACTATTGATTCTAAGTGTATTTTCCTCCATTCTGAGTCAGCAGAGAATTTAACTTTCAGCAGACTAACTGGAtcattcttttttggtttttttttttttcattcttttttttttttaataaaaaatgtttatttttggctgtgctgggtcctcattgctgtgcACAGCTTCCTCTAAGTTGCAGAGAGccagggctcttctctagttatggtgcaggcttctcactgcggtggcttcttttgttgtggaacggagctccagggcacacaggcttcagtaggtgtcgcacatgggctcaggagtcgTGTCACACAGGCTGAGTTggtccacggcatgtgggatcttcctggaccagggattgaaccagtgtgccCTGCACcaccaaggcagattcttttccggtggtcaggtactcctgtctgccaTCAGGTGATGTTCTGTGAGCActcctgtgtctgaaggtgtattcctgatgtatccgtggagagagatgtactccatgtacACCTATGTCTCCACCATCTTGCACTCcccacaaggcagattcttaacccctggaccaccaggaaagccctcatcaGAGAACTCTCAAAATCACCGAAAGGGAGAGTAGAGAGCATTCAGGGTCTGAACAGGTGctttaaatgaaatgtcagagtaATGTTTTTACTGTTTCATGTCAAAGGCCCGACTTCCTTTCCTCAAAGATGATATGTGTGTCGAACAAATTGCCTTTTTACTGAAGGAAATGGGAGGCATTCGTGACGATTTTGTTGGTGATGAGGAACAGAGTCAAGAATCCTTTACCAAAGTGTTAGCAGATCTTCACATTTTGAAAGATGTCATGTAAGTCATTGaggcatgttttctttctttcttttttttttaaaattatctatggAAGATGCAGGTTGGCCGTTCTCTGAGGATGCTTATCCAGGAAGGCAGAGTTTGACTTGTTTTCTTTTGAGGCCCACCTGTGATATTTTTGCTGCCTTAAAATGGAGCCTGGGCATGGAAATTACATTAATCAAGGATGAACAGGgcatctttatcttttttaaaaaatgtggttcaatgtgtgttgggttggccaaaagtttgttcgagtttttccataagatcttacagaatccccaaatgaactttttgaccaatccaGTATGCTttatcacataaaaaaaaatttgttgcatAAATTACTAATGTCAAAGGATGCTCATCTTCTTAGGGGAACAGCAGAAGGGGATCCCTACTTATTAAATATGTGGAGGTGATCCAAGACAAGGGAGTGGTTTGCTTCTTGGGGGAATTTTGTTCCAGAACTCATTTGGTTCCATGACACCTGACtattcctgtctcctgagaggtCTCATTGACATTTGATCCTTCTAATAGGACTGAAGTCCTAATGTTCCAGATACTGGCCCTAATAAACTGAAACCATAAGGTTCTTCCTTTTCTAccctccccacagcaggtccTGTGGGGCCAGCGTTTGGCCCTCAGTCACTATGGTATCCCATCGTGCGTTTCTTCAGTTCCGTCTGGCTCTTGTCTGCTTTGGGGAGGAGCCGGACACACGGGTCTGTGCTCCCTTTCTTTCTGCCACAAGGCCTGGAGCTGAACCTAGAGCCTCCACAGGCAGTGCCTGTGAGCAGAAGTTTAtacaaatagctttaaaaaaagaaaaaggggcgCAGACTTGAAGCACCTTGGGAACAGAGACAATCCGGTTCATTTTTATCACATCTCTGCGTTCACGCCGACGCCCACCTCTACTCCACCACTAGGGGCACTAGCTGCCCTGGTCTGTCGTCTCTCTCCATTTCTACCCCAACTGTCTGAGCAAatgtggtccccacagggctgTGCTGTCTGTGTTCCTGGCTTAGCATGGAGTCAGAATCCAAGAAACACCAGTCCACGTCCGACATCCCCTACTTCCACCAAAGGAAACGTGATTCAAAGCACTGTGGACATTCAGTGAAATAGCGTAGGCAAAAGCTGCTTTTTAATTAAGCCTCGCACAAACATCCTTCTGTTGAGGCTGTTCACCAGGATCCAGACCCCTGGCCTAGCGGCTGTGAGATCTGGATCCAGGGTCCCGCCTCTCAGAGGAAGGGATGCTGAGAGTAAACCCCTCAAGGTGTGGTAGGTGAGGAGGCCAGGAGGGCGTGTTTAGGAGACGGCGTGGATATGGCACATGACAAACcaccctcaatttttaaaaatccaacccAACAATTCACTACCAGAGGCTCTGGTGACTTTGGGGAATTAACATTTGTTAAGAAGAACCCTGAGTGTTGGAAAGGGAGCCGAGGTTCAACCACAGACCCTGAGAGAAATTGAAATAGAGAAGTTCATGACTCACGGGTCATGGAGGAGGTCCACGGCGCACCTCGTGGGGCCACACGGGGAGGTCAAGGCCGACTGCAGGCAGAGAGGTGGCCGGACCTGATGGACATGCCCTTAGGCGTGGGTGGAGGGCTTTGGAATTCCCAGGCTAAGTCCGGATTGGTCAACTTGAACCCCAAAGAGCAGGTTTTGGTCAACTTCATGGGAGGTTTACCTAAAAGGTATACAAGGGAAGGCTCTGGGGGGCCCGGAGCAGCTGTCACCTAGGCCACTGGGGGAGGGTCACAACAGGAACTCACCTGTGTTTGTGACTCTGCACGTGCTCCAGGAAGGCCGAGGGTCAGGTCCAGACTCTCACAAGCTGCCTGGCCACACAGCATGGATGCTGAGGCaccaatattataaagcagtttAGCTAAACTCTCAAGAGCTCTCAAAAGAAACCTCCCccagactgaaaataaaagtcactcaCAAGGATATTCCActtgcagaattaaaaaaaaaaaaaaagttttttaatagtctcaccctctccccagcaAATCAAACCTCAGGAGCTACTTATAAGGATTCACTTCCTCCCTCCAAATCTCAAATGTCCTAAGCTTGTTCTGGATTCTCCCCTTTCTGCTTCCGCTCCTTCCCCTTCCTCGGTCTGCTCTCCTCTCTCCAGCTCTCCGCAGCACTCAGCTTTTCCCAATATACATGAAATCAGACCTGAAATGTCTCTCCACCCTCTCCTTGCCCATCACCCACCCCCAAGGCTCAAAGCCTGGAGGTCAAAAGGAAAATCCGAGGCAGGAGGGAAGGCTTTGCAGCTTCACTTCACTCAAGCTGCCCTCCTGTCCTACTCGGACGAATGCACagtcctcttctctctctgggaCCCTGACGACACACAGGTCAGGCTGGCTGTCATCGTCCCAGGGCTCTCAGatgttctcctttttttaaaacttttttttcttttcgtttCAGTTTCGATGATTTCCATTAACCATCTTCATGTTGACTGATTCTTCGCTCAGCCGTTATCAAATCTACTGAATAGCTTGTCAAAGGAATGCCCTGTTGCTGCTACTGcttatttctagaatttcttttggACTCTTTCTTGCAGTCTTCACCTCTTTAATGAACTTCCCCATTTGTTCACATATGTCCATTTTTTCCATGAAATCCTTTGGCATCTCCATCATAGCGACTGTCAAGCCCTTCTCTGACAATTCCAACATCTGGGTCTTATTGGAgccttgtgcatgtgtgctaagtcacttcagtcgtgtccgactctttgcaaccctatggactgtagtccgccaggctcctctgtccatggggttctccaagcaagaatactggagtgggttgccatgccctcctccaagggatcttcaccaTCCACGGATTGAACcggagtcttttatgtctcctgctttggcaggctggtaatttaccactgagccacctgggaagtcttattCTTTTAATTACTTTGCCTCTTAACAATGGAGGTTATATATTGCTTTTTgtgtctgataattttttttttattgaaagctaGGTATCATGCATAAAACAGATATTCTATTGAAGGATATCATGCATGGAACTGACATAAATATACTTTATGATTTGAGCACATCTCCTCTGGCAGGCCCTGAATGTGGGGAGTTGTGTCAGTCCAGACTGGAGAGGAGCTGAGTTTCGGTTTTGTTGCTACTATGGTTACATTTCAGGGCAATGGTTCTCCCAAGTTACTGTGTGCTTACTGTGGAGACTAGACTGGaggatttttctcaatttttctgtctctctccaggCTCTCCCCCACTGACAACTGTTGTTTGGCCCCCTATGTGTGATGCTAGCATCTGGGGTAACACGGGGAGCTCTTGGATATCCGAGCCaatcttcagcttcagtcttagCCAGGTCCTCTGTGTCTAGGCCTTGTGGGTGGGTCTGGTGGGTATTAGGTGGAAGTTTCCATTCCCTCCCCAGAAGTAGAAGATTTTCCCTTGGCTTTTGTATAGAACTGGGggcctggcagctcagctggtaaaggatccacctgcaatgcaggaga
This region includes:
- the LOC122681669 gene encoding S-acyl fatty acid synthase thioesterase, medium chain-like isoform X4, with amino-acid sequence MESRDKAETIRNEKVVNCLYQNRNALFRLVCFPWGGGGSNFFAKWGQDIPNSVEVHAIRLAGRESRLDEPFASDMHQVVDEIACALLPIIQGENFAFFGHSMGSYIAFFTALHLKEKYNLEPEHLFVSSASPPHARLPFLKDDMCVEQIAFLLKEMGGIRDDFVGDEEQSQESFTKVLADLHILKDVILERCNQWKF